The Blastocatellia bacterium DNA window TTATTCCAGTTCAAAGAAATAACGGTATTGATGCTTTTATAAAAAATAACTTTGGTTTTTTAGTACCTATAAGAGTTCAAAAGGCAGATGAGACTATTTTTGATGCTGCAAATAAACTGGCTAAAGCTGCTACATCAAAAAAAGCTTATATTGCTATATTAGTTCGCACTCAAACAGATAACGTATTGTTTCCAATAGATAAATTTCCAGATATTGTAAAAATAGTTGATTCAACAAGTTTAAGTGTAAGTAATGCTATTTCTAACTTATTATCTGAAAATAATTGTAAAACACATTAAAAAAATCTTTCAACAAGTATATTAAAGATTTTTTAAGATAATTCTATTCTGCTCTTAGTGCAACTATTGGATCAAGCTTTGCTGCACGCCAGGCTGGGTAAGCACCAGAAATTATTCCTATTCCATCAGAAACTACTAAAGCTGTAAAATTAGCAAAGAAGGGTAAAGATGTAGGAATAGGAGTAAATGTAGAAACTAATTTACTTAAAGTATAAGCAATTAAAACTCCAATTGCACCACCAAACAAAGATAAAATAGTGGATTCTGCTAAGAACTGTTTCATAATATCAACACGACGTGCGCCTAAGCTTTTACGAATACCTATTTCGCGGGTTCGTTCTGTTACAGAAACAAGCATTATGTTCATAATCACAATGCCACCAACTACTAAAGCAATAGATGTAACTCCAACAGCAGCAACTTGAATTGTACCAAAAATTTTTTCTCGTAAGTTATTAACGGCTGAAGGGGTTAACACACCAAAATTGTCTGGCTCATTTGGTGATAGCTTTCTACGAATACGCATAGCAACACGTGCTTCATCAATTGCTGCTTGATAGTTTGACTCTGTAGTAGAAGTAACACTTATTAGAATAGATCGTCTTGAGCCATAAATATTCATAAAAGTTGTTAGTGGAATGGAAACAAATTTGTCTCTTGATTGACCAAAAACTGATCCAAGTGTTTTAGCTATTCCAATAACTCTAAAAGGACGGCCATCAACTTTAATGGATTGTTCTAATGGATTAGTGGTAGGAAAAAGCTTACTAGCCACATCAGCCCCTATAAAACAAACATATTGTCCACGGCCTTCTTCACTTTGAGTAAAATAACGACCTTGAGCTACATCTATTCGGTCAATGTCTATTAAATTAGCTGTTACACCTGTCACTAATACTTCATAAAGGGAATTAGCTTCATGTTTAACTTCTGCTTGATTATAAACTTTTGCACCTACTTGTTTTATTGAGCCTTTTAACTCGCGTAGAGCATCAAGATCTTCCATAGAAATGCGTTTATTACGTCTTAATGCGTCTTCATAAGATTTTACACTAGAAAAATCATCAATAGAAAATCTCTGGATACGAAAAGCATTAGTTCCAATATCAGCAATCTTTTCATCAATATATTTATTAAAACCTTCTATTAGCGAAACTACTATAATTACTGTAGCGACTCCAAAAATTACACCTAATAAAGTTAGAAAAGAACGTAGCTTATTAGCCCAAATTGCGTCAAATGCGAGTTTGTTTGCTTCTATTAAGTTCACGGGTTTTACCTTTATTTGATAAATCTTATTTTGATTTATAGATTAACAAAAAATAAATTCTAAACTATTAAACTAACAAAATAGAGTAATTCAGCCGAAATAACCACTACGTTTGTAAATAGTGACTAGTTCACTTGGCAAAGCAGGTAAAATAGCCACTATATTTGATGGATTTACCTTACTAATATGCTTTATCTTTCTTCTTAATTGATAAAAGACAGTATTTTAATGGGGTAAAAAGTGAAGTTTTTTTCAAAATCTAAGCTTATTGTCTTAGTTTTATTAGTTGGATTACTAACATCAGGTTTTATTTATTATAAGTACATCACTCTTATTACAAAAAAAGATATGGCGGAATATGTTCCTAATTCTGCTGCTGCTTTTTTAGAAGTAAATAGCTTATCAAACTTATTTACGGAACTTACTAAAACAAAAGCTTGGCAACAATTTGCTCATAATTTCAGTATTTCTAATCAGGTAGAATATCTAGCTGATGCAGCCAACATTGTTAGTTTTACTGGCTTAGGTCTTAATGAAGCTACATTGTTAGCTCGCGCTCAATATGTAGTTGTATTAGATGGATTAAAAATAGAAACCAAATTAGTAAATACGTCTGATAAAAAACAAGTTTTGGAAGAGTCAAAGGAATCAAAGGAATCAGAAACAGGAGAATTAGAAGTTATCCCTCAACTAGCTTTAGTAATTGAAACACACTCCAATAAGGTAGAAGAATATTTATCTAATCGGGTTAATTTACTTGCTAAACGTATTTATGGAGACAATATAACAAGTAGAGAAGAAACTTTTCAAAATATAAAAATTAAAATTTTTCAAGTTCCAAATACAGAACGCCAAATTGTTACGGCTCAAAAGGGAAGTGTAATGATTATAGGCAACTCCAAAAATACGGTTGAGAATTGCTTAGCTGTTTTATTAGGTCAAAAAGCTAGTTTTAAGCAAGACCCTTATCTAAAGTTAGCTAGAGAAAAACTAAGTAAGGATTCAGCTATATTTGGTTTTGTTACAGGAAAAACTGTAGCAAGTATTTTACAAATTAGTACAAATATCCTTCCAGAATCCTTAGTAAAAAATAATGAACAAGGGTTACCAAGTATAATTTCTGAACAGCTTATAGATGGTATTGCTTATAGTGTTAGTTTTGATAATAAAGAAGTTGTAGAAAAATATTTTACTTTAGTAAAACCTGATTTAGCTTCAAAAATTAGCTCTATTGTTAAACCGATAGCTAATCAAGATTTAACTTTAACTAATAAATTGATGCCAAAATCTTTAGATTTTACAGTTTTTTTTCTACAAGAGCCTGCTCAACTTATAGAAGAGTTAATTACAGCTATTTCAGCACATACAAATGTTGTAGTAAGTTTTGCTCTACGACAGTTAGTAATAAATTTGGGTAAGCAATATGGTATTGAACCAACTGAGCCTATTGGTAATTTAATTTCTAATGAAAACGCTCTAATTAAATTACCAAACAATGATAAATTTCTTTTTTTATTAAAGGTTAAAGATAAACTTAAATTACTTCCTACAGTGGGGCGGTATTTGCGAAAAGGAAGCACTGAAAAAGTAAATAGTGAAGAATATAAATCACTGGAAATTGTTACTAGCCCAGATAAAGAAATGCAAGCAATAGCTTTTTTAGAAGAATATTTAGTTGTTGGTACTCGTTCCCAACTAATAAAATTTATCGATATTTGGCAACAAGAACAGAAAACACAGGCATATAATTTAGAATTAGTAAAAAATAATCCTAGCGCAATATTCCTATCACATAAATTAGAAAATCAGAAAGTAGGAGAATTTTTTCTTAATCTTTCTCGTTTACTTCGTACAACTGATGGAGCAAGAGAAATTTTAAGCACAGAACCTATAAAATCTTTATTAGCTCAAACACCTGCAAGTATTAG harbors:
- a CDS encoding ABC transporter permease, with product MNLIEANKLAFDAIWANKLRSFLTLLGVIFGVATVIIVVSLIEGFNKYIDEKIADIGTNAFRIQRFSIDDFSSVKSYEDALRRNKRISMEDLDALRELKGSIKQVGAKVYNQAEVKHEANSLYEVLVTGVTANLIDIDRIDVAQGRYFTQSEEGRGQYVCFIGADVASKLFPTTNPLEQSIKVDGRPFRVIGIAKTLGSVFGQSRDKFVSIPLTTFMNIYGSRRSILISVTSTTESNYQAAIDEARVAMRIRRKLSPNEPDNFGVLTPSAVNNLREKIFGTIQVAAVGVTSIALVVGGIVIMNIMLVSVTERTREIGIRKSLGARRVDIMKQFLAESTILSLFGGAIGVLIAYTLSKLVSTFTPIPTSLPFFANFTALVVSDGIGIISGAYPAWRAAKLDPIVALRAE